In the genome of Pseudomonas sp. P5_109, one region contains:
- a CDS encoding GNAT family N-acetyltransferase has product MRELNFNVGHVAVVDFSESNSQSVAEYFSRNQKHLEASMPKRPSEFYTQAFWQEQLSRYQLSRAAGNELRFALVDSGKVVGIISYDQIVKGPFRACYLGYSIDREYQGKGLMREALSQTISYVLDELNMNRVMANYEPSNQRSAKLLKSLGFEREGYARKYLKLNGMWRDHILTSLISD; this is encoded by the coding sequence ATGCGAGAGCTTAACTTTAATGTAGGTCATGTCGCAGTCGTAGATTTTTCAGAATCCAATTCACAGTCTGTTGCGGAATATTTTTCTAGAAATCAGAAGCATCTAGAAGCTTCTATGCCGAAACGTCCTTCTGAATTTTATACACAAGCGTTCTGGCAGGAACAATTGTCACGCTACCAATTATCACGCGCCGCTGGTAACGAGTTGCGGTTCGCTCTTGTCGATAGCGGAAAGGTAGTAGGTATAATAAGTTATGATCAAATAGTAAAAGGTCCTTTTCGAGCTTGCTATTTAGGTTATAGCATCGATAGAGAGTACCAAGGAAAAGGGTTAATGAGAGAGGCACTGTCACAAACAATTAGCTATGTGTTGGATGAGTTAAATATGAATAGGGTGATGGCAAACTATGAACCGTCAAATCAACGAAGTGCCAAATTGTTGAAGTCACTAGGGTTTGAGCGTGAAGGGTACGCCAGGAAGTATTTGAAGTTGAATGGCATGTGGCGGGATCATATTTTAACAAGCTTAATTTCAGATTAG
- a CDS encoding hybrid sensor histidine kinase/response regulator, which yields MTPEQMRDASLLELFSLEAEAQTQVLSAGLLALERDPTLADQLESCMRAAHSLKGAARIVGVDAGVSVAHVMEDCLVSAQEGRLLLRPEHIDALLQGTDLLMRIATPGNNPEAADIAAYEALMARLLDPAAPLIAPAAPVMAELQLEAPASKVEAPVPVVEPTSTAVPRKTKRTTENGERVLRVTAERLNSLLDLSSKSLVETQRLKPHLATMQRLKRMQSNSLRALESLNVHLKDHALSLEAQEVLEDARRLLAQSQQLLMEKNAELDEFAWHASQRAQVLYDTALACRMRPFADVLTGQVRMVRDLGRDLGKQVRLEIEGEKTQVDRDVLEKLEAPLTHLLRNAVDHGIETPEQRLLAGKPAEGLIRLRASHQAGLLVLELSDDGNGVDLEKVRRSIVERSLSPAQTAAQLSEEELLTFLFLPGFSLRDTVTEVSGRGVGLDAVQHMVRQLRGAVVLEQTAGEGSRFHLEVPLTLSVVRSLVVEVGDEAYAFPLAHIERMCDLEPEDIVQVEGRQHFWHEGRHVGLVAASQLLQRPASQNSGQTLKVVVIRERDAIYGVAVERFVGERTLVVLPLDERLGKVQDISAGALLDDGSVVLIVDVEDMLRSVEKLLNTGRLERIARHSNQVVEAARKRILVVDDSLTVRELERKLLLNRGYDVAVAVDGMDGWNALRSEDFDLLITDIDMPRMDGIELVTLLRRDTRLQSLPVMVVSYKDREEDRRRGLDAGADYYLAKASFHDDALLDAVVELIGGARA from the coding sequence ATGACCCCCGAGCAAATGCGCGACGCCTCTTTGCTGGAGCTGTTCAGCCTGGAGGCCGAAGCCCAGACCCAGGTGTTGAGCGCCGGCCTGCTGGCGCTTGAGCGCGACCCGACATTGGCCGATCAACTCGAATCGTGCATGCGTGCGGCGCACTCGCTCAAAGGCGCGGCGCGGATCGTCGGCGTCGATGCCGGGGTCAGCGTTGCCCATGTGATGGAAGATTGCCTGGTCAGTGCCCAGGAAGGGCGCTTGTTGTTGCGCCCCGAACACATCGATGCGCTGCTGCAAGGTACCGATTTGCTGATGCGCATCGCCACGCCGGGCAACAACCCGGAGGCCGCGGATATCGCGGCCTACGAGGCGTTGATGGCGCGCTTGCTGGACCCGGCGGCCCCGCTGATTGCGCCTGCCGCACCGGTGATGGCCGAACTTCAACTTGAAGCACCTGCGTCCAAGGTCGAGGCACCGGTACCTGTCGTCGAGCCCACATCGACCGCAGTCCCACGCAAGACCAAACGCACCACCGAAAATGGCGAGCGCGTGCTGCGTGTCACCGCCGAGCGCCTGAACAGCTTGCTCGATCTGTCGAGCAAATCCCTGGTGGAAACCCAGCGGCTCAAACCGCACCTGGCGACCATGCAGCGCCTCAAGCGCATGCAGAGCAACAGCCTGCGAGCCCTGGAGAGTCTTAACGTTCACCTCAAGGATCACGCCTTGAGCCTGGAAGCCCAGGAAGTTCTCGAGGATGCGCGGCGCTTGCTGGCGCAATCCCAGCAACTGCTCATGGAAAAGAACGCCGAACTCGATGAGTTCGCCTGGCATGCCAGCCAGCGGGCGCAGGTGTTGTACGACACGGCGCTGGCTTGTCGCATGCGGCCGTTTGCCGATGTGCTGACCGGGCAGGTGCGCATGGTCCGGGATCTGGGGCGCGACCTGGGCAAACAGGTGCGGCTGGAAATCGAAGGCGAGAAGACTCAGGTCGATCGCGACGTCCTGGAAAAGCTCGAAGCGCCGCTGACTCACCTGTTGCGCAACGCAGTCGACCACGGCATCGAAACTCCGGAACAGCGCCTGCTGGCGGGCAAGCCAGCTGAAGGTTTGATTCGCTTGCGCGCCTCTCATCAAGCCGGTTTGCTGGTGCTTGAATTGAGCGATGACGGTAATGGCGTGGATCTGGAAAAGGTCCGTCGCAGTATCGTCGAGCGGAGTTTGTCGCCCGCGCAAACCGCCGCGCAGTTGAGCGAAGAAGAGCTGCTGACGTTCCTGTTCCTGCCTGGCTTCAGTCTGCGCGACACGGTCACCGAGGTGTCCGGTCGCGGTGTCGGCCTGGATGCGGTGCAGCACATGGTCCGGCAGTTGCGCGGCGCAGTGGTGCTGGAACAGACGGCGGGCGAGGGCAGTCGTTTCCACCTCGAAGTGCCGCTGACCCTGTCGGTGGTGCGCAGTCTGGTCGTGGAAGTCGGCGACGAAGCCTATGCCTTCCCGCTGGCGCACATCGAGCGCATGTGTGATCTGGAGCCGGAGGATATCGTGCAGGTCGAAGGCCGCCAGCACTTCTGGCACGAAGGCCGGCATGTCGGCCTGGTCGCGGCCAGCCAACTGCTGCAACGTCCGGCCAGCCAGAACAGCGGGCAAACCCTGAAAGTCGTGGTGATTCGCGAGCGCGATGCGATCTACGGCGTGGCGGTGGAACGGTTTGTCGGTGAGCGGACGCTGGTGGTGCTGCCGCTGGATGAGCGTCTGGGCAAGGTGCAGGACATTTCCGCCGGGGCCCTGCTCGACGACGGCTCGGTGGTGCTGATCGTTGATGTCGAAGACATGCTGCGTTCGGTGGAAAAACTGCTCAACACCGGTCGACTGGAGCGCATTGCCCGTCACAGCAATCAGGTGGTCGAGGCGGCCCGCAAGCGAATTCTGGTGGTGGACGATTCCCTGACCGTGCGAGAGTTGGAGCGCAAGCTGTTGCTCAATCGCGGTTACGACGTGGCGGTTGCGGTAGACGGCATGGACGGCTGGAACGCGCTGCGTTCGGAGGATTTCGATCTGTTGATCACCGACATTGATATGCCGCGCATGGATGGCATCGAACTGGTCACGTTGCTGCGTCGCGACACTCGCCTGCAATCGTTGCCGGTGATGGTGGTGTCTTATAAGGATCGTGAAGAGGACCGGCGTCGTGGACTGGATGCCGGAGCCGACTATTATCTAGCCAAGGCCAGTTTTCATGACGACGCCTTGCTCGATGCAGTGGTCGAGCTCATCGGAGGAGCGCGGGCATGA
- a CDS encoding chemotaxis response regulator protein-glutamate methylesterase, with protein MRIAIVNDMPMAVEALRRALAFEPTHEVVWVAGNGAEAVRQCAQDTPDLILMDLIMPVMDGVEATRRIMAETPCAIVIVTVDRQQNVHRVFEAMGHGALDVVDTPALGAGNAQEAAAPLLRKIMNIGWLIGDKGNRPRPAPAPLRNSGSRQSLIAIGSSAGGPAALEVLLKGLPRDFSPAIVLVQHVDQVFAAGMAEWLGSASGLDVRLAQQGEPPQSGKVLLAGTNHHIRLLKNGTLAYTAEPVNEIYRPSIDVFFESVASYWNGDAVGVLLTGMGRDGAQGLKLMRQQGYLTIAQDQGSSAVYGMPKAAAAIDAAVEIRPLDKIAPRLLEIFAK; from the coding sequence ATGAGGATTGCTATCGTCAACGACATGCCCATGGCGGTGGAGGCCCTGCGCCGCGCCCTGGCATTCGAGCCGACACACGAGGTGGTCTGGGTCGCCGGCAATGGCGCCGAGGCGGTGCGCCAGTGCGCGCAAGACACGCCGGACCTGATTCTGATGGACCTGATCATGCCGGTGATGGATGGCGTCGAGGCCACGCGACGGATCATGGCCGAGACCCCGTGCGCCATTGTCATCGTCACCGTGGATCGCCAGCAGAACGTGCACCGGGTGTTCGAGGCCATGGGCCATGGTGCGCTGGACGTGGTCGACACCCCGGCCCTCGGCGCCGGCAATGCCCAGGAAGCGGCTGCGCCGTTGTTGCGCAAGATCATGAACATCGGTTGGCTGATCGGCGACAAGGGCAACCGTCCGCGCCCGGCGCCGGCACCGTTGCGCAATTCGGGCTCACGCCAGAGCCTGATCGCCATTGGCTCATCCGCCGGTGGGCCGGCGGCGCTGGAAGTCTTGCTCAAGGGGTTGCCGCGTGATTTCTCGCCAGCCATCGTACTGGTGCAACATGTTGACCAGGTGTTTGCCGCCGGCATGGCTGAATGGCTCGGCAGTGCCAGCGGCCTCGACGTGCGGCTGGCCCAGCAAGGCGAGCCGCCGCAAAGCGGCAAGGTATTGCTGGCCGGCACCAATCACCATATTCGCTTGCTGAAAAACGGCACGCTGGCCTACACCGCCGAACCGGTCAACGAGATCTACCGGCCCTCCATCGATGTGTTCTTCGAGAGTGTGGCCAGCTACTGGAATGGTGACGCCGTGGGGGTTTTGCTCACCGGCATGGGGCGTGATGGCGCCCAGGGGCTTAAACTCATGCGCCAACAGGGCTACCTGACCATCGCACAAGACCAGGGCAGCAGTGCGGTGTATGGCATGCCAAAGGCGGCCGCGGCCATCGACGCTGCCGTGGAGATTCGCCCGCTGGACAAGATAGCGCCACGATTGCTGGAGATTTTTGCCAAATGA
- a CDS encoding chemotaxis protein CheW translates to MIASDTFSVTRDAQAIDDCWNRIGIHGDKSCPLLAEHIHCRNCAVYSAAATRLLDRYALQQEDRGPASVAVENEVKTRSLLMFRLGEEWLALATRSLVEVAPLQAIHSLPHQRSRALLGVANVRGALVACLSLVELLGLDDIVSAVSGTRVMPRMLIIAAHGGPVVVPVDEVDGIHAIDERILDAASRSGAQASAKYTRGVLQFKGRSLRWLDEEQLLSAVTRSLT, encoded by the coding sequence ATGATCGCCTCCGACACCTTTAGCGTCACCCGGGATGCCCAGGCCATCGACGACTGCTGGAACCGCATCGGTATCCACGGCGACAAGTCCTGCCCGCTGCTGGCCGAGCATATTCACTGCCGCAATTGTGCGGTGTATTCGGCGGCCGCCACACGCTTGCTCGATCGCTATGCGTTGCAGCAGGAAGATCGCGGGCCAGCGTCCGTCGCGGTCGAGAACGAGGTGAAAACCCGTTCGCTGCTGATGTTCCGCCTGGGTGAAGAATGGCTGGCTCTCGCGACCCGCAGTCTGGTCGAGGTAGCGCCACTGCAAGCGATTCACTCCTTGCCGCACCAGCGCTCCCGGGCCTTGCTCGGCGTGGCGAATGTGCGCGGCGCGCTGGTTGCCTGCCTGTCGCTGGTGGAGTTGCTGGGGCTCGACGACATCGTCAGCGCGGTGTCCGGCACGCGGGTCATGCCACGCATGCTGATCATCGCGGCCCACGGCGGGCCGGTGGTGGTGCCGGTGGACGAAGTCGACGGGATTCACGCCATCGACGAGCGCATCCTCGATGCCGCATCGCGTTCGGGTGCCCAGGCCAGCGCCAAATACACCCGTGGCGTGTTGCAATTCAAAGGTCGCAGCCTGCGTTGGCTGGATGAAGAACAGCTGCTGTCCGCCGTGACCCGGAGCCTTACATGA
- a CDS encoding PleD family two-component system response regulator — protein MNELQLDDFKTDENAAMVLLVDDQAMIGEAVRRGLANEDNIDFHFCADPHQAIAHAVRIKPTVILQDLVMPGLDGLSLVREYRNHPATKDIPIIVLSTKEDPLIKSAAFAAGANDYLVKLPDNIELVARIRYHSRSYMTLLQRDAAYRALRVSQQQLLDTNLVLQRLMNSDGLTGLSNRRHFDEYMELEWRRSLREQSQLSLLMIDVDYFKAYNDSFGHLEGDEALRKVASAIRDASARPSDLPARYGGEEFALVLPNTSPGGARLVAEKLRQTVAALKIPHNSPNEGSSLTISIGLSTITPTAGSNCRELISAADKGLYSAKNNGRNQVGVE, from the coding sequence ATGAATGAATTACAGCTCGACGACTTCAAGACCGACGAAAACGCCGCCATGGTATTGCTGGTAGACGATCAGGCCATGATCGGCGAAGCCGTGCGCCGCGGCCTGGCGAATGAAGATAATATCGATTTCCACTTCTGCGCCGACCCGCACCAGGCCATCGCCCATGCGGTGCGCATCAAGCCAACGGTGATCCTGCAGGATCTGGTCATGCCCGGCCTCGACGGCCTGAGCCTGGTGCGCGAATACCGCAATCACCCGGCGACCAAGGACATTCCGATCATCGTCCTGTCGACCAAGGAAGATCCGCTGATCAAGAGCGCGGCCTTCGCGGCCGGGGCGAACGATTACCTGGTCAAGCTGCCGGACAACATCGAACTGGTCGCGCGCATCCGCTATCACTCGCGCTCCTACATGACCCTGCTGCAACGGGACGCGGCCTACCGCGCGTTGCGGGTCAGCCAGCAGCAACTGCTCGACACCAACCTGGTGCTGCAACGCCTGATGAACTCCGATGGCTTGACGGGTTTGTCTAACCGTCGGCACTTCGACGAATACATGGAACTGGAGTGGCGCCGTTCACTGCGTGAGCAGAGCCAGTTGTCGTTGCTGATGATCGACGTCGACTACTTCAAGGCCTACAACGACAGTTTCGGCCACCTGGAAGGCGATGAAGCCCTGCGCAAGGTCGCCTCGGCGATCCGCGACGCCAGCGCCCGGCCTTCGGACCTGCCGGCCCGCTACGGCGGCGAAGAGTTCGCCCTGGTGCTGCCCAACACCTCGCCAGGTGGTGCGCGGCTGGTGGCCGAGAAGCTGCGCCAGACCGTGGCAGCCCTGAAGATCCCGCACAACTCGCCGAATGAAGGGTCGAGCCTGACCATCAGCATCGGCCTCTCGACCATCACCCCGACAGCCGGCAGCAATTGCCGGGAGCTGATCTCGGCGGCGGACAAGGGGCTGTATTCGGCGAAGAACAATGGGCGTAATCAGGTGGGGGTTGAGTAG